The proteins below come from a single Rosa rugosa chromosome 2, drRosRugo1.1, whole genome shotgun sequence genomic window:
- the LOC133729259 gene encoding uncharacterized protein LOC133729259: MNYNMQQMDHTLSDLLNMLVTAEKQIKKESGSAAIIASSSSSKSKCKGKGKKKQVIKPKGVVQKKKKKEQKEPKRICFFCNKDGHWKRNCKAYLASLKNKSSTEGPSGSKEA; this comes from the exons atgaactataatatgcaacaaatggatcatactctttctgatcttctcaatatgctggtaacagctgagaagcaaattaagaaagagagtgggagtgcggctattatcgcttcttcttcatccagtaagtccaaatgtaaaggcaaagggaagaagaaacaagtgataaagcctaagggagtagtccaaaagaagaagaagaaggaacaaaaggaaccaaaacgtatttgtttcttttgcaacaaagatgggcactggaagaggaattgcaaagcttatcttgcatccttgaagaacaagtcttcaacagaag gacctagtgggagcaaggaagcttaa